From a single Georhizobium profundi genomic region:
- the ubiB gene encoding 2-polyprenylphenol 6-hydroxylase yields MGNFMSYLQLVRVGWVFVREGVIAALPADDLPPLMRTLHGFSRYLARSKAKEASRSDRLARAVARLGPSYVKLGQFLATRPDVVGADIAADLALLQDRMETFPLEQAMESVSLSIGRPISDAYVRIEPPIAAASIAQVHPAYLIKDGVEHKVAVKVARPGVRGRFRRDLSTFYFVSELLERHVPLTRRLRPIEVTRILEQTTRIEMDLRLEAAALSELGENTASDPGFRVPKVDWERTGRDVITMEWIDGIKMSQVDALREAGHDLDHLADVLIQSFLRHTLRDGFFHADMHQGNLFVQADGTIVAVDLGIVGRLGKKERRFLAEILFGFITRDYMRVAEVHFEAGYVARSYDVASFAQAIRAIGEPIHGQSAETISMARLLTLLFEVTELFDMQTRPELVMLQKTMVVVEGVARTLNPRFNMWRAAEPVVGEWIRGNLGPARIVSDARDGLRAAFKLAEQAPEIAARTERLTREIDAMAEKGLRFDAETAEAIGRAEARHSRSGRVALWIIAATLVWIAFQIG; encoded by the coding sequence ATGGGCAATTTCATGTCCTATCTGCAACTGGTCCGGGTCGGCTGGGTGTTCGTGCGCGAAGGCGTGATCGCGGCCCTGCCAGCGGACGATCTGCCGCCGCTGATGCGCACGCTGCACGGCTTTTCCCGCTACCTGGCCCGGTCCAAGGCCAAGGAAGCGAGCCGCAGCGACCGGTTGGCGCGGGCAGTCGCGCGGCTCGGCCCATCCTACGTTAAGCTCGGCCAGTTCCTGGCGACCCGACCCGATGTCGTGGGCGCCGACATTGCGGCTGATCTGGCGCTTCTGCAGGATCGGATGGAGACCTTTCCGCTCGAACAGGCGATGGAGAGCGTTTCCCTGTCGATCGGGCGTCCGATCAGCGATGCCTACGTGCGGATCGAACCGCCGATCGCAGCCGCCTCGATTGCGCAAGTCCATCCGGCGTACCTCATCAAGGACGGGGTCGAGCACAAGGTTGCCGTCAAGGTTGCCCGCCCGGGCGTGCGCGGCCGCTTCCGGCGCGATCTGTCGACCTTCTATTTCGTGTCCGAACTGCTCGAGCGCCACGTGCCCCTCACGCGGCGGCTGCGGCCGATCGAAGTCACCCGCATCCTGGAGCAGACGACCCGTATCGAGATGGATCTGCGGCTGGAGGCGGCAGCGCTTTCAGAACTCGGCGAGAACACGGCCAGCGATCCCGGTTTCCGCGTTCCTAAAGTGGATTGGGAACGCACCGGCCGCGACGTCATCACGATGGAGTGGATCGACGGCATCAAGATGTCCCAGGTGGACGCCTTGCGCGAGGCCGGCCACGATCTCGACCATCTTGCCGACGTTCTGATCCAGTCGTTCCTTCGCCACACGCTGAGGGACGGTTTCTTCCACGCCGACATGCACCAGGGCAATCTGTTCGTGCAGGCCGATGGCACGATCGTCGCGGTCGATCTTGGCATCGTCGGCAGGTTGGGAAAGAAGGAACGCCGGTTCCTGGCCGAAATTCTCTTCGGCTTCATCACGCGGGACTACATGCGCGTTGCAGAAGTGCATTTCGAAGCGGGATATGTGGCGCGATCCTACGACGTGGCGAGTTTTGCGCAGGCCATTCGCGCCATCGGCGAGCCGATCCACGGCCAGTCTGCCGAAACCATCTCCATGGCTCGGCTGCTAACGCTTCTGTTCGAGGTGACCGAACTTTTCGACATGCAGACGCGGCCTGAACTCGTGATGCTGCAGAAGACCATGGTCGTCGTCGAGGGTGTCGCCCGCACGCTCAATCCGCGGTTCAATATGTGGCGCGCCGCCGAGCCCGTCGTCGGCGAATGGATCCGAGGCAATCTTGGGCCGGCGCGCATCGTTAGCGACGCGCGCGACGGATTGCGCGCCGCCTTCAAGCTGGCCGAGCAGGCGCCCGAGATCGCAGCGCGTACCGAGCGGCTGACGCGCGAAATCGATGCAATGGCCGAAAAAGGCCTGCGGTTCGACGCCGAAACGGCGGAAGCGATCGGCCGGGCAGAAGCCCGCCACAGCCGAAGCGGACGCGTCGCGCTCTGGATCATCGCAGCGACCCTGGTGTGGATCGCGTTCCAGATCGGCTGA
- the mutM gene encoding bifunctional DNA-formamidopyrimidine glycosylase/DNA-(apurinic or apyrimidinic site) lyase — protein sequence MPELPEVETVRRGLAPAIEGRMIARVEQRRPDLRFPFPENFAARLEGRRIVSLGRRAKYLLIELDDDAVVVAHLGMSGSFRMETPGAPDPDKDTPGNFHRARSRLTQHDHIVFHLVDEGAPLTVIYNDPRRFGFMTLIERKADLPIHPHFLGLGREPTGNDLDADYLASRFAGKTAPLKAALLDQRVIAGLGNIYVCEALWRSRLSPRRAAGSLVTSSGKPGKRLDALSVAIRDVIADAIAAGGSSLRDYMQADGALGYFQHSFSVYDREGEPCRREACGGTVRRIVQSGRSTFFCPSCQR from the coding sequence ATGCCCGAATTGCCTGAGGTGGAAACGGTGCGGCGCGGCCTGGCGCCCGCCATAGAAGGCCGCATGATCGCCCGTGTGGAACAGCGGCGACCCGACCTTCGGTTTCCGTTTCCCGAGAACTTCGCCGCACGCCTTGAAGGGCGCCGCATCGTCTCGCTTGGCCGACGTGCGAAATATCTGCTGATCGAACTCGATGACGATGCTGTCGTCGTCGCGCATCTCGGCATGTCGGGATCGTTCCGGATGGAGACACCCGGTGCCCCTGATCCGGATAAAGACACGCCCGGCAATTTTCATCGCGCCCGATCGCGCCTCACCCAGCACGATCACATCGTCTTTCATCTGGTAGACGAAGGGGCGCCGCTTACCGTCATTTATAATGACCCGCGGCGCTTCGGCTTCATGACACTCATCGAGCGCAAGGCCGATCTTCCGATTCACCCGCATTTTCTGGGCCTTGGGCGCGAGCCGACCGGCAACGATCTCGACGCCGACTATCTCGCATCGCGTTTTGCGGGAAAGACCGCTCCGCTCAAGGCCGCGCTTCTCGACCAGCGGGTGATCGCCGGGCTTGGCAATATCTATGTGTGCGAGGCGCTATGGCGCTCCCGCCTGTCACCGCGCCGCGCCGCCGGCTCGCTTGTCACGTCCAGCGGCAAGCCGGGCAAGCGGCTCGATGCCCTGAGTGTCGCTATAAGGGACGTGATCGCCGACGCCATCGCTGCCGGCGGCTCGTCATTGCGCGACTACATGCAGGCGGACGGGGCGCTCGGCTATTTCCAGCACAGCTTTTCCGTCTACGATCGCGAGGGCGAGCCTTGCCGTCGCGAGGCTTGTGGCGGTACGGTCCGCCGCATCGTCCAGAGCGGGCGATCGACATTCTTCTGCCCCAGCTGCCAGCGGTGA
- the ubiE gene encoding bifunctional demethylmenaquinone methyltransferase/2-methoxy-6-polyprenyl-1,4-benzoquinol methylase UbiE: protein MSDERATAQGGMDTSFGFKSVGSGEKQGMVDAVFHQVARRYDIMNDVMSAGLHRVWKDAMVTALNPPRHPGFKVLDVAGGTGDIAFRIVDASHRQAHATVLDINRSMLGVGQERAEKRNLSENVDFVEANAEELPFGDAEFDAYTIAFGIRNVPDIAKALKEAHRVLKRGGRLLVLEFSEVQMPILDKVYDAWSFNGIPALGKAIAGDGEPYRYLVESIRKFPRQADFARMIEQAGFDRVRWTDYSGGIAALHSGWKL from the coding sequence ATGTCCGATGAGCGCGCGACTGCCCAAGGCGGCATGGATACCTCCTTCGGTTTCAAATCCGTCGGAAGCGGCGAGAAACAGGGCATGGTCGATGCCGTTTTCCACCAGGTGGCCCGACGCTACGACATCATGAACGATGTGATGTCGGCCGGCCTGCACCGCGTCTGGAAGGACGCGATGGTGACGGCGCTCAATCCGCCCCGGCACCCGGGCTTCAAGGTGCTCGACGTGGCAGGTGGGACGGGCGATATCGCCTTTCGCATCGTCGATGCCTCGCATCGCCAGGCGCATGCGACCGTGCTCGATATCAACAGATCGATGCTGGGCGTCGGCCAGGAGCGCGCCGAGAAGCGAAACCTGTCCGAGAACGTCGATTTCGTCGAGGCCAATGCGGAAGAATTGCCGTTCGGCGATGCTGAATTCGATGCCTATACGATCGCTTTCGGCATTCGCAACGTTCCCGACATCGCCAAGGCTCTCAAGGAGGCGCACCGCGTCCTGAAGCGCGGCGGCAGACTGCTCGTGCTGGAATTTTCCGAGGTCCAGATGCCGATCCTCGACAAGGTCTACGACGCCTGGTCCTTCAATGGCATCCCGGCACTCGGCAAGGCGATCGCAGGTGACGGCGAACCCTACCGGTATCTTGTCGAATCCATCCGCAAATTCCCGCGTCAGGCTGATTTTGCACGGATGATTGAGCAGGCAGGCTTCGATCGCGTCCGCTGGACCGATTATTCGGGCGGCATCGCGGCTCTGCATTCCGGCTGGAAGCTCTGA
- a CDS encoding FitA-like ribbon-helix-helix domain-containing protein: MPTVRKLDGETKQALRERAAAHGISMEEEARRILTESVRGQHQRKKPKVEDLLALGIRPRADFDQKAEFDALWAYIEEQ, translated from the coding sequence GTGCCGACCGTACGCAAGTTGGACGGGGAAACGAAGCAGGCACTGCGCGAACGCGCAGCGGCCCACGGCATATCCATGGAGGAAGAAGCGCGCCGGATTTTGACCGAGTCGGTTCGCGGACAGCACCAGCGAAAGAAGCCCAAGGTCGAGGACCTTCTCGCACTCGGCATCCGTCCGCGAGCGGATTTCGATCAAAAGGCCGAGTTTGACGCGCTCTGGGCGTACATTGAAGAGCAATGA
- a CDS encoding enoyl-CoA hydratase — MAYETIKVETRDRVAIVTLNRPDALNALNSTVMTELIDATEGFDRDAGIGAIVITGSEKAFAAGADIKEMQSLTFVDNYLGDFIGGWDAIARTRKPKIAAVSGYALGGGCELAMLCDFIIASDTAKFGQPEITLGVIPGMGGTQRLARAVGKAKAMDLCLTGRMMDAEEAERSGLVARVVPAAELLDVAIKAAQKIASLPLPAVMMAKETVDRAFESTLSEGLRFERRVFHSLFATEDQKEGMAAFAEKRKPVFKNR, encoded by the coding sequence ATGGCCTACGAAACGATCAAGGTGGAGACACGCGATCGTGTGGCGATCGTGACTTTGAACAGGCCCGATGCCCTCAATGCTTTGAACTCCACAGTGATGACCGAGCTGATCGACGCCACCGAGGGCTTCGATCGCGATGCCGGCATCGGCGCGATCGTCATCACCGGTTCGGAAAAGGCCTTTGCCGCCGGTGCCGACATCAAGGAAATGCAGTCGCTCACCTTCGTCGACAATTACCTCGGCGACTTCATCGGCGGCTGGGATGCCATCGCCCGCACCCGCAAGCCCAAGATCGCTGCCGTTTCGGGCTACGCGCTGGGCGGAGGCTGCGAGCTGGCGATGCTTTGCGATTTCATCATCGCTTCCGACACTGCGAAGTTCGGTCAGCCGGAAATCACACTCGGCGTCATCCCGGGCATGGGCGGGACGCAGCGCCTCGCACGCGCAGTCGGCAAGGCCAAGGCGATGGATCTCTGCCTCACCGGCCGCATGATGGACGCCGAAGAGGCCGAACGCTCGGGGCTTGTCGCACGTGTCGTGCCGGCTGCCGAACTTCTCGACGTGGCGATCAAGGCTGCGCAGAAGATCGCATCCTTGCCGTTGCCGGCCGTGATGATGGCGAAGGAAACCGTCGATCGCGCCTTCGAAAGCACGCTCAGTGAGGGACTGCGCTTCGAGCGCCGGGTGTTCCACTCGCTGTTTGCTACGGAAGACCAAAAGGAAGGCATGGCCGCCTTTGCCGAAAAGCGGAAGCCCGTCTTCAAGAACCGCTAG
- the rpsT gene encoding 30S ribosomal protein S20, translating to MANTTSAKKATRKMARRTLINKSRRSRVRTYVRKVEEAIASGDLQAAAAAFKAAQPELMRAATKGVMHKNTASRKVSRLAARVKAISA from the coding sequence ATGGCCAATACCACTTCGGCGAAAAAAGCGACCCGCAAGATGGCGCGCCGCACCCTGATCAACAAGTCGCGCCGCTCGCGCGTTCGCACCTATGTCCGCAAGGTCGAAGAGGCGATTGCTTCGGGCGACCTGCAGGCAGCTGCAGCCGCTTTCAAGGCGGCACAGCCCGAACTGATGCGCGCTGCGACCAAGGGCGTGATGCACAAGAATACGGCATCGCGGAAGGTCTCGCGCCTGGCGGCTCGGGTTAAGGCGATCAGCGCCTAA